The Synchiropus splendidus isolate RoL2022-P1 chromosome 8, RoL_Sspl_1.0, whole genome shotgun sequence genome has a window encoding:
- the ctsc gene encoding dipeptidyl peptidase 1 produces the protein MRLWTVALCLTLVWAQRTGADTPANCTYEDLLGTWLFQVSKGGQDKSINCSAQAMDASAVVVNLDKLSVATDQLGNSGFFTLIYNQGFEVVINGYKWFGFFKFSEEGTKVTSYCDQTLPGWVHDVLGNNWACFIGKKLKPIPPQVDYKPLYNSRLLQIPYKRNLEIIDSINSLQKHWKAVSYPEHEQYTLQELLYRAGGPASRIPRRVGTFPVTADTARLASALPDHWDWRNVSGVNFVSPVRNQASCGSCYSFATMGMLESRIRILTNNSETPVLSPQQVVSCSQYSQGCDGGFPYLIGKYIQDFGVVDESCFPYIAKNSPCGVPKSCGRVYTAEYNYVGGFYGGCSEAAMMLELVKNGPMAVAFEVYPDFMHYKNGIYHHTGLMDPFNPFELTNHAVLLVGYGRCHMTGQKYWIVKNSWGTTWGEDGYFRIRRGSDECSIESIAVAAMPIPKL, from the exons ATGAGGCTGTGGACTGTCGCTCTGTGTCTGACCCTGGTTTGGGCTCAGCGGACCGGCGCTGATACGCCAGCAAACTGCACCTACGAGGACCTGCTGGGGACCTGGCTCTTCCAGGTGTCCAAAGGTGGCCAGGACAAGAGCATTAACTGCTCTGCTCAAG CCATGGATGCCAGTGCTGTGGTGGTGAACCTGGACAAGTTGTCCGTCGCCACAGACCAACTGGGAAACAGCGGCTTCTTCACCCTCATCTACAATCAGGGCTTCGAAGTTGTGATCAATGGCTACAAGTGGTTTGGCTTCTTCAAG TTCTCTGAGGAAGGCACCAAGGTGACCAGCTACTGTGACCAGACCCTACCAGGGTGGGTCCATGATGTTCTGGGAAACAACTGGGCCTGCTTCATTGGAAAGAAACTGAAACCCATCCCACCTCAGGTCGACTACAAACCCTTGTACAACAGCAG GCTGCTGCAGATACCGTACAAGCGAAACCTGGAGATCATCGATTCCATCAACTCTCTTCAGAAACATTGGAAGGCTGTTTCCTACCCAGAACATGAGCAGTACACTTTACAGGAGCTGCTTTACAGAGCTGGAGGTCCGGCCTCTCGTATCCCCCG GCGTGTTGGCACGTTTCCTGTAACTGCTGACACGGCAAGACTGGCATCTGCGCTTCCTGATCACTGGGATTGGAGAAACGTTAGCGGCGTTAACTTTGTGAGCCCTGTCAGGAATCAAG CCTCATGTGGGAGCTGCTACTCCTTTGCCACCATGGGCATGCTGGAGTCTCGCATCCGCATCCTCACCAACAACAGTGAGACCCCCGTCCTCAGCCCCCAACAAGTGGTGTCTTGTTCACAGTATTCTCAAG GTTGCGACGGCGGCTTTCCGTACCTGATCGGAAAGTACATCCAAGATTTCGGAGTGGTGGATGAGTCATGTTTCCCGTACATCGCCAAGAACTCTCCATGCGGAGTCCCCAAGAGCTGCGGCCGTGTCTACACTGCAGAGTACAACTACGTGGGCGGGTTTTACGGCGGCTGCAGTGAGGCGGCCATGATGTTGGAACTGGTGAAGAATGGCCCCATGGCAGTGGCTTTTGAG GTGTATCCTGACTTCATGCACTACAAAAACGGCATCTACCACCACACTGGGCTCATGGACCCCTTCAACCCTTTCGAGTTGACCAACCACGCCGTGCTGCTGGTGGGCTACGGGCGCTGCCACATGACTGGACAGAAGTACTGGATTGTCAAGAACAGCTGGGGAACCACCTGGGGGGAGGACGGCTACTTCAGGATCCGCCGTGGCAGTGACGAGTGCTCCATCGAGAGTATTGCGGTCGCGGCCATGCCCATCCCGAAGCTGTAG
- the rab38a gene encoding ras-related protein Rab-38, translating into MQNNHTKEHLYKILVIGDLGVGKTSIIKRYVHHNFSPNYRATIGVDFALKVLNWDQETVRLQLWDIAGQERFGNMTRVYYREAMGAFIVFDVTRPASFEAVTKWKEDLDSKLTLANGKHIATVLLANKCDQGRDVLTNNGLKMEQFCQDNGFVGWFETSAKENINIDEAANCLVKHIIASENDMLQSEVSDTVTPQLEKDKGGTCASCFKSQ; encoded by the exons ATGCAGAACAACCACACCAAGGAGCACCTCTATAAGATCCTGGTGATCGGCGACCTCGGAGTCGGCAAGACCAGCATCATCAAACGCTATGTGCATCACAACTTCAGCCCCAACTACAGAGCCACCATCGGTGTGGACTTTGCTCTCAAGGTGCTCAACTGGGACCAGGAGACGGTGCGCCTCCAGCTCTGGGACATAGCAG GTCAGGAGAGGTTTGGCAACATGACCCGCGTCTACTACCGTGAAGCCATGGGCGCCTTCATCGTCTTCGACGTCACGAGGCCCGCTTCCTTCGAGGCCGTCACCAAGTGGAAGGAGGACTTGGATTCCAAACTGACTCTTGCCAACGGGAAACATATAGCCACCGTGCTGCTGGCTAACAAATGTGACCAGGGCCGCGACGTCCTCACCAATAACGGATTAAAGATGGAGCAGTTCTGTCAGGACAATGGCTTCGTGGGCTGGTTTGAGACGTCGGCAAAG GAAAACATCAACATCGACGAAGCCGCCAACTGCCTGGTCAAACACATCATCGCCAGTGAGAACGACATGCTCCAGTCTGAGGTCTCCGACACCGTCACCCCACAGTTGGAGAAGGACAAAGGCGGGACATGCGCGTCCTGCTTCAAGTCCCAGTGA